One window from the genome of Hippopotamus amphibius kiboko isolate mHipAmp2 chromosome 13, mHipAmp2.hap2, whole genome shotgun sequence encodes:
- the ALS2CL gene encoding ALS2 C-terminal-like protein isoform X1, which yields MCSPEEVALLRLEEVFSATLARVNSLVLQPLLEAAPEPSDPWGRECLQQLHRSSQQLRKVTKESLHSLQERLRHPDSKGLESLLLLHSADCVLQVHLEYIEAYTSCVVVQAFQKAANRRSEYWRGQRKALRQLLAGMSSEGSVGTALVQALGQLLTHHVQQYVLLLLSLGDTVGEHHRTRELVVHAATIFVNLQSFMRQELDQAMATQALWHTLSSRLRDVLCTRTRRLLQDSQDMPMVVTPLRAERVLLFDDALVLLQGHNVHTFDLKLVWVEPGQDGCVFHLLTPEEDFSFCSKDPQGRVVWQWKVTQAVCQALRGKKDFPVLGAGLEPSEPPTSRCGAYTFRAEGRFCQATYEGEWYWGRPHGKGTLKWPDGQNHVGDFCQGLEHGFGIRLVPQAPEDKFDCYKCHWREGGMCGYGICEYSTSEVYKGYFLEGLRHGFGVLESAPQAPQPCRYTGHWERGQKSGYGVEEDSDRGERYIGMWQADQRLGPGVMVTQAGVCYQGTFQADKIVGPGILLSEDDSLYEGTFTRDLTLVGKGKVTFPNGFTLEGSFGSGAGRGLHTQGVLDTAALPPDPSSTCKRQLGLGVFPMESRWQGVYGPFWDFVRAGCPGDLQEALLGFHVQSSRELRKSQEHLCCERTHPEDHVGRMEDILEELLQHREPKALQQYLRKALSNSLHPLGKLLQTLMLTFQATYAGIGANKHLQGLAQEEVKQHAQELWAAYRGLLQVALQRKGQALEEDEDAETRDLQVHRLVLPLMLPSFYSELFTLYLLLHEREDSLYSQGIANLSLFPDTKLLEFLDVQKSLRSIDTARVEGMNTLSPPTPGPLCLKAPVALQGPHTDEQSEIFPRQRQVLPVSHRVSAEDDPSCCSTTVDPREKLEVLERTYGEIEATVSRVLGQEHKLPMDDLLPLLIYVVSRAQIQHLGAEIHLIRDMMDSTHTGGRYDFLLTALESCYEHIQKEDMGLHRLPSRWNSRELW from the exons ATGTGCAGCCCGGAGGAGGTGGCCCTGCTGCGGCTGGAGGAGGTCTTCTCAGCCACCCTTGCCCGCGTTAACAGCCTTGTCCTCCAGCCCCTTCTGGAGGCCG CTCCAGAGCCCTCAGACCCCTGGGGAAGAGAGTGCCTGCAGCAGCTGCACAGGAGCTCCCAGCAGCTGCGGAAGGTGACAAAGGAAAGCCTGCACTCGCTGCAGGAGAGGCTGCGCCACCCAGACTCCAAAGGTCTGGAATCCCTGCTGCTGCTGCACAGCGCTGACTGCGTCCTACAGGTCCACCTGGA GTACATCGAGGCCTACACAAGCTGCGTGGTGGTGCAGGCCTTTCAGAAGGCAGCAAATAGGAGGAG TGAGTACTGGCGGGGCCAGCGGAAGGCGCTGCGGCAGCTCCTGGCAGGCATGAGCTCAGAGGGCTCAGTGGGCACGGCGCTGGTCCAGGCCCTCGGCCAGCTGCTTACTCATCATGTGCAGCAGTACGTGCTCCTCCTGCTGAGCCTCGGGGACACCGTTGGGGAG CATCACCGCACCCGGGAGCTGGTGGTGCACGCAGCCACCATCTTTGTGAACTTGCAATCCTTCATGAGGCAGGAGCTGGACCAGGCCATGGCCACGCAGGCCCTCTGGCACACTCTGAGCAGCCGGCTAAGG GATGTGCTCTGTACCCGCACTCGCCGACTCTTGCAAGACAGCCAGGACATGCCCATGGTGGTCACCCCGCTGAGGGCAGAGCGTGTGCTGCTCTTTGATGATGCCCTTGTCCTGCTGCAG GGCCACAATGTCCACACCTTTGATCTGAAGCTGGTGTGGGTGGAACCTGGGCAGGACGG GTGCGTGTTTCACCTCCTCACGCCTGAGGAAGACTTCTCCTTTTGCTCCAAGGACCCTCAGGGCCGG GTGGTCTGGCAGTGGAAGGTTACCCAggctgtgtgccaggccttgCGTGGGAAGAAGGACTTCCCGGTGCTGGGGGCGGGCCTGGAGCCTTCTGAACCCCCCACCAGCCGCTGTGGAGCATACACCTTCCGTGCGGAGGGCCGGTTCTGCCAGGCCACCTACGAGGGCGAGTGGTACTGGGGCAGGCCCCATGGCAA GGGAACCCTGAAGTGGCCAGATGGGCAGAATCATGTGGGGGATTTCTGCCAGGGCCTGGAGCACGG CTTTGGCATCCGCCTGGTGCCCCAGGCCCCCGAGGATAAGTTTGACTGTTACAAGTGTCACTGGCGGGAAGGCGGCATGTGCGGCTATGGCATCTGTGA GTACAGCACCAGCGAGGTGTACAAGGGCTACTTCCTGGAGGGCCTGCGGCATGGATTTGGGGTCCTCGAGAGCGCCCCACAGGCCCCTCAGCCCTGCAGGTACACGGGCCACTGGGAGAGGGGCCAGAAGAGTGGCTATGGCGTCGAGGAGGACAGCGACAG GGGTGAGCGCTATATTGGCATGTGGCAGGCTGACCAGCGCCTTGGCCCCGGGGTCATGGTCACCCAGGCAGGTGTCTGTTACCAGGGCACCTTCCAGGCAGACAAGATAGTG GGCCCAGGAATCCTTCTCTCTGAAGATGACTCCTTGTACGAGGGCACCTTCACCAGGGACCTGACCCTTGTGGGGAAG GGCAAGGTCACCTTCCCTAATGGCTTCACCCTGGAGGGCTCTTTTGGCAGCGGGGCAGGGAGAGGACTGCATACCCAGGGTGTGCTGGACACAGCTGCCCTCCCTCCAGATCCAAGCAGTACCTGCAAGAG GCAGCTGGGTCTGGGCGTCTTCCCCATGGAGAGCCGCTGGCAGGGCGTCTATGGCCCCTTCTGGGACTTTGTTCGCGCCGGCTGCCCTGGGGACCTGCAGGAGGCCCTGCTGGGCTTCCATGTGCAGAGCTCGCGGGAGCTGCGCAAGTCCCAGGAGCACCTGTGCTGCGAGAG GACCCACCCCGAGGACCATGTGGGCAGAATGGAGGACATCCTGGAGGAGCTGCTTCAGCACCGGGAGCCCAAGGCCCTGCAGCAGTACCTCAGGAAG GCTCTGAGCAACTCTCTGCATCCCCTGGGAAAGCTGCTTCAGACTCTGATGCTGACCTTCCAGGCCACATACGCAGGCATTGGGGCCAACAAGCACCTGCAGGGGCTGGCGCAGGAGGAGGTGAAGCAGCACGCCCAGGAACTCTGGGCCGCCTACAG GGGTCTGCTGCAGGTTGCCTTACAGCGCAAGGGCCAGGCCCTAGAGGAAGATGAAGATGCTGAGACAAG GGACCTGCAGGTGCACAGATTAGTGCTACCCCTCATGCTGCCCAGCTTCTACTCGGAGCTCTTCACTCTCTACCTGCTTCTTCATGAAAGGGAGGACAGCCTCTACAGCCAGGGCATTGCCAACCTGAGCCTCTTCCCCGACACCAAGCTGCTTGAGTTCCTGGATGTGCAGAA GTCCCTTCGATCCATTGATACTGCGCGTGTTGAGGGCATGAACACGCTCTCTCCTCCCACACCTGGTCCACTTTGTCTCAAG GCacctgtggcccttcaaggaccTCACACTGACGAGCAATCAG AGATATTCCCTCGTCAGAGACAAGTGCTTCCTGTCAGCCACAGAGTGTCTGCAGAAGATGAT CCATCCTGCTGCAGCACCACGGTGGACCCCCGGGAGAAGCTGGAGGTGCTGGAGAGGACATATGGGGAAATCGAGGCCACCGTGTCACGGGTGCTGGGCCAGGAGCACAAGCTGCCCATGGACGACCTGCTGCCGCTGCTCATCTACGTGGTGTCACGTGCCCA AATCCAGCACCTGGGGGCCGAGATCCACCTGATCCGTGATATGATGGACTCTACCCACACAGGAGGCCGGTATGACTTCCTGCTCACAGCGCTGGAG TCCTGTTACGAGCACATCCAGAAGGAGGACATGGGACTGCATCGCTTGCCCAGCCGCTGGAACTCCAGGGAGCTATGGTAG
- the ALS2CL gene encoding ALS2 C-terminal-like protein isoform X9, with amino-acid sequence MCSPEEVALLRLEEVFSATLARVNSLVLQPLLEAAPEPSDPWGRECLQQLHRSSQQLRKVTKESLHSLQERLRHPDSKGLESLLLLHSADCVLQVHLEYIEAYTSCVVVQAFQKAANRRSEYWRGQRKALRQLLAGMSSEGSVGTALVQALGQLLTHHVQQYVLLLLSLGDTVGEHHRTRELVVHAATIFVNLQSFMRQELDQAMATQALWHTLSSRLRDVLCTRTRRLLQDSQDMPMVVTPLRAERVLLFDDALVLLQGHNVHTFDLKLVWVEPGQDGCVFHLLTPEEDFSFCSKDPQGRVVWQWKVTQAVCQALRGKKDFPVLGAGLEPSEPPTSRCGAYTFRAEGRFCQATYEGEWYWGRPHGKGTLKWPDGQNHVGDFCQGLEHGAGSWDGHVLREAGPAIGDPPQVQHQRGVQGLLPGGPAAWIWGPRERPTGPSALQVHGPLGEGPEEWLWRRGGQRQGPGILLSEDDSLYEGTFTRDLTLVGKGKVTFPNGFTLEGSFGSGAGRGLHTQGVLDTAALPPDPSSTCKRQLGLGVFPMESRWQGVYGPFWDFVRAGCPGDLQEALLGFHVQSSRELRKSQEHLCCERTHPEDHVGRMEDILEELLQHREPKALQQYLRKALSNSLHPLGKLLQTLMLTFQATYAGIGANKHLQGLAQEEVKQHAQELWAAYRGLLQVALQRKGQALEEDEDAETRDLQVHRLVLPLMLPSFYSELFTLYLLLHEREDSLYSQGIANLSLFPDTKLLEFLDVQKSLRSIDTARVEGMNTLSPPTPGPLCLKAPVALQGPHTDEQSEIFPRQRQVLPVSHRVSAEDDPSCCSTTVDPREKLEVLERTYGEIEATVSRVLGQEHKLPMDDLLPLLIYVVSRAQIQHLGAEIHLIRDMMDSTHTGGRYDFLLTALESCYEHIQKEDMGLHRLPSRWNSRELW; translated from the exons ATGTGCAGCCCGGAGGAGGTGGCCCTGCTGCGGCTGGAGGAGGTCTTCTCAGCCACCCTTGCCCGCGTTAACAGCCTTGTCCTCCAGCCCCTTCTGGAGGCCG CTCCAGAGCCCTCAGACCCCTGGGGAAGAGAGTGCCTGCAGCAGCTGCACAGGAGCTCCCAGCAGCTGCGGAAGGTGACAAAGGAAAGCCTGCACTCGCTGCAGGAGAGGCTGCGCCACCCAGACTCCAAAGGTCTGGAATCCCTGCTGCTGCTGCACAGCGCTGACTGCGTCCTACAGGTCCACCTGGA GTACATCGAGGCCTACACAAGCTGCGTGGTGGTGCAGGCCTTTCAGAAGGCAGCAAATAGGAGGAG TGAGTACTGGCGGGGCCAGCGGAAGGCGCTGCGGCAGCTCCTGGCAGGCATGAGCTCAGAGGGCTCAGTGGGCACGGCGCTGGTCCAGGCCCTCGGCCAGCTGCTTACTCATCATGTGCAGCAGTACGTGCTCCTCCTGCTGAGCCTCGGGGACACCGTTGGGGAG CATCACCGCACCCGGGAGCTGGTGGTGCACGCAGCCACCATCTTTGTGAACTTGCAATCCTTCATGAGGCAGGAGCTGGACCAGGCCATGGCCACGCAGGCCCTCTGGCACACTCTGAGCAGCCGGCTAAGG GATGTGCTCTGTACCCGCACTCGCCGACTCTTGCAAGACAGCCAGGACATGCCCATGGTGGTCACCCCGCTGAGGGCAGAGCGTGTGCTGCTCTTTGATGATGCCCTTGTCCTGCTGCAG GGCCACAATGTCCACACCTTTGATCTGAAGCTGGTGTGGGTGGAACCTGGGCAGGACGG GTGCGTGTTTCACCTCCTCACGCCTGAGGAAGACTTCTCCTTTTGCTCCAAGGACCCTCAGGGCCGG GTGGTCTGGCAGTGGAAGGTTACCCAggctgtgtgccaggccttgCGTGGGAAGAAGGACTTCCCGGTGCTGGGGGCGGGCCTGGAGCCTTCTGAACCCCCCACCAGCCGCTGTGGAGCATACACCTTCCGTGCGGAGGGCCGGTTCTGCCAGGCCACCTACGAGGGCGAGTGGTACTGGGGCAGGCCCCATGGCAA GGGAACCCTGAAGTGGCCAGATGGGCAGAATCATGTGGGGGATTTCTGCCAGGGCCTGGAGCACGG GGCAGGCTCCTGGGACGGGCATGTCCTCCGGGAGGCAGGGCCAGCCATTGGTGACCCTCCCCAGGTACAGCACCAGCGAGGTGTACAAGGGCTACTTCCTGGAGGGCCTGCGGCATGGATTTGGGGTCCTCGAGAGCGCCCCACAGGCCCCTCAGCCCTGCAGGTACACGGGCCACTGGGAGAGGGGCCAGAAGAGTGGCTATGGCGTCGAGGAGGACAGCGACAG GGCCCAGGAATCCTTCTCTCTGAAGATGACTCCTTGTACGAGGGCACCTTCACCAGGGACCTGACCCTTGTGGGGAAG GGCAAGGTCACCTTCCCTAATGGCTTCACCCTGGAGGGCTCTTTTGGCAGCGGGGCAGGGAGAGGACTGCATACCCAGGGTGTGCTGGACACAGCTGCCCTCCCTCCAGATCCAAGCAGTACCTGCAAGAG GCAGCTGGGTCTGGGCGTCTTCCCCATGGAGAGCCGCTGGCAGGGCGTCTATGGCCCCTTCTGGGACTTTGTTCGCGCCGGCTGCCCTGGGGACCTGCAGGAGGCCCTGCTGGGCTTCCATGTGCAGAGCTCGCGGGAGCTGCGCAAGTCCCAGGAGCACCTGTGCTGCGAGAG GACCCACCCCGAGGACCATGTGGGCAGAATGGAGGACATCCTGGAGGAGCTGCTTCAGCACCGGGAGCCCAAGGCCCTGCAGCAGTACCTCAGGAAG GCTCTGAGCAACTCTCTGCATCCCCTGGGAAAGCTGCTTCAGACTCTGATGCTGACCTTCCAGGCCACATACGCAGGCATTGGGGCCAACAAGCACCTGCAGGGGCTGGCGCAGGAGGAGGTGAAGCAGCACGCCCAGGAACTCTGGGCCGCCTACAG GGGTCTGCTGCAGGTTGCCTTACAGCGCAAGGGCCAGGCCCTAGAGGAAGATGAAGATGCTGAGACAAG GGACCTGCAGGTGCACAGATTAGTGCTACCCCTCATGCTGCCCAGCTTCTACTCGGAGCTCTTCACTCTCTACCTGCTTCTTCATGAAAGGGAGGACAGCCTCTACAGCCAGGGCATTGCCAACCTGAGCCTCTTCCCCGACACCAAGCTGCTTGAGTTCCTGGATGTGCAGAA GTCCCTTCGATCCATTGATACTGCGCGTGTTGAGGGCATGAACACGCTCTCTCCTCCCACACCTGGTCCACTTTGTCTCAAG GCacctgtggcccttcaaggaccTCACACTGACGAGCAATCAG AGATATTCCCTCGTCAGAGACAAGTGCTTCCTGTCAGCCACAGAGTGTCTGCAGAAGATGAT CCATCCTGCTGCAGCACCACGGTGGACCCCCGGGAGAAGCTGGAGGTGCTGGAGAGGACATATGGGGAAATCGAGGCCACCGTGTCACGGGTGCTGGGCCAGGAGCACAAGCTGCCCATGGACGACCTGCTGCCGCTGCTCATCTACGTGGTGTCACGTGCCCA AATCCAGCACCTGGGGGCCGAGATCCACCTGATCCGTGATATGATGGACTCTACCCACACAGGAGGCCGGTATGACTTCCTGCTCACAGCGCTGGAG TCCTGTTACGAGCACATCCAGAAGGAGGACATGGGACTGCATCGCTTGCCCAGCCGCTGGAACTCCAGGGAGCTATGGTAG
- the ALS2CL gene encoding ALS2 C-terminal-like protein isoform X7, producing the protein MCSPEEVALLRLEEVFSATLARVNSLVLQPLLEAAPEPSDPWGRECLQQLHRSSQQLRKVTKESLHSLQERLRHPDSKGLESLLLLHSADCVLQVHLEYIEAYTSCVVVQAFQKAANRRSEYWRGQRKALRQLLAGMSSEGSVGTALVQALGQLLTHHVQQYVLLLLSLGDTVGEHHRTRELVVHAATIFVNLQSFMRQELDQAMATQALWHTLSSRLRDVLCTRTRRLLQDSQDMPMVVTPLRAERVLLFDDALVLLQGHNVHTFDLKLVWVEPGQDGCVFHLLTPEEDFSFCSKDPQGRVVWQWKVTQAVCQALRGKKDFPVLGAGLEPSEPPTSRCGAYTFRAEGRFCQATYEGEWYWGRPHGKGTLKWPDGQNHVGDFCQGLEHGFGIRLVPQAPEDKFDCYKCHWREGGMCGYGICEYSTSEVYKGYFLEGLRHGFGVLESAPQAPQPCRYTGHWERGQKSGYGVEEDSDRGERYIGMWQADQRLGPGVMVTQAGVCYQGTFQADKIVGPGILLSEDDSLYEGTFTRDLTLVGKGKVTFPNGFTLEGSFGSGAGRGLHTQGVLDTAALPPDPSSTCKRQLGLGVFPMESRWQGVYGPFWDFVRAGCPGDLQEALLGFHVQSSRELRKSQEHLCCERTHPEDHVGRMEDILEELLQHREPKALQQYLRKALSNSLHPLGKLLQTLMLTFQATYAGIGANKHLQGLAQEEVKQHAQELWAAYRGLLQVALQRKGQALEEDEDAETRDLQVHRLVLPLMLPSFYSELFTLYLLLHEREDSLYSQGIANLSLFPDTKLLEFLDVQKHLWPFKDLTLTSNQRQVLPVSHRVSAEDDPSCCSTTVDPREKLEVLERTYGEIEATVSRVLGQEHKLPMDDLLPLLIYVVSRAQIQHLGAEIHLIRDMMDSTHTGGRYDFLLTALESCYEHIQKEDMGLHRLPSRWNSRELW; encoded by the exons ATGTGCAGCCCGGAGGAGGTGGCCCTGCTGCGGCTGGAGGAGGTCTTCTCAGCCACCCTTGCCCGCGTTAACAGCCTTGTCCTCCAGCCCCTTCTGGAGGCCG CTCCAGAGCCCTCAGACCCCTGGGGAAGAGAGTGCCTGCAGCAGCTGCACAGGAGCTCCCAGCAGCTGCGGAAGGTGACAAAGGAAAGCCTGCACTCGCTGCAGGAGAGGCTGCGCCACCCAGACTCCAAAGGTCTGGAATCCCTGCTGCTGCTGCACAGCGCTGACTGCGTCCTACAGGTCCACCTGGA GTACATCGAGGCCTACACAAGCTGCGTGGTGGTGCAGGCCTTTCAGAAGGCAGCAAATAGGAGGAG TGAGTACTGGCGGGGCCAGCGGAAGGCGCTGCGGCAGCTCCTGGCAGGCATGAGCTCAGAGGGCTCAGTGGGCACGGCGCTGGTCCAGGCCCTCGGCCAGCTGCTTACTCATCATGTGCAGCAGTACGTGCTCCTCCTGCTGAGCCTCGGGGACACCGTTGGGGAG CATCACCGCACCCGGGAGCTGGTGGTGCACGCAGCCACCATCTTTGTGAACTTGCAATCCTTCATGAGGCAGGAGCTGGACCAGGCCATGGCCACGCAGGCCCTCTGGCACACTCTGAGCAGCCGGCTAAGG GATGTGCTCTGTACCCGCACTCGCCGACTCTTGCAAGACAGCCAGGACATGCCCATGGTGGTCACCCCGCTGAGGGCAGAGCGTGTGCTGCTCTTTGATGATGCCCTTGTCCTGCTGCAG GGCCACAATGTCCACACCTTTGATCTGAAGCTGGTGTGGGTGGAACCTGGGCAGGACGG GTGCGTGTTTCACCTCCTCACGCCTGAGGAAGACTTCTCCTTTTGCTCCAAGGACCCTCAGGGCCGG GTGGTCTGGCAGTGGAAGGTTACCCAggctgtgtgccaggccttgCGTGGGAAGAAGGACTTCCCGGTGCTGGGGGCGGGCCTGGAGCCTTCTGAACCCCCCACCAGCCGCTGTGGAGCATACACCTTCCGTGCGGAGGGCCGGTTCTGCCAGGCCACCTACGAGGGCGAGTGGTACTGGGGCAGGCCCCATGGCAA GGGAACCCTGAAGTGGCCAGATGGGCAGAATCATGTGGGGGATTTCTGCCAGGGCCTGGAGCACGG CTTTGGCATCCGCCTGGTGCCCCAGGCCCCCGAGGATAAGTTTGACTGTTACAAGTGTCACTGGCGGGAAGGCGGCATGTGCGGCTATGGCATCTGTGA GTACAGCACCAGCGAGGTGTACAAGGGCTACTTCCTGGAGGGCCTGCGGCATGGATTTGGGGTCCTCGAGAGCGCCCCACAGGCCCCTCAGCCCTGCAGGTACACGGGCCACTGGGAGAGGGGCCAGAAGAGTGGCTATGGCGTCGAGGAGGACAGCGACAG GGGTGAGCGCTATATTGGCATGTGGCAGGCTGACCAGCGCCTTGGCCCCGGGGTCATGGTCACCCAGGCAGGTGTCTGTTACCAGGGCACCTTCCAGGCAGACAAGATAGTG GGCCCAGGAATCCTTCTCTCTGAAGATGACTCCTTGTACGAGGGCACCTTCACCAGGGACCTGACCCTTGTGGGGAAG GGCAAGGTCACCTTCCCTAATGGCTTCACCCTGGAGGGCTCTTTTGGCAGCGGGGCAGGGAGAGGACTGCATACCCAGGGTGTGCTGGACACAGCTGCCCTCCCTCCAGATCCAAGCAGTACCTGCAAGAG GCAGCTGGGTCTGGGCGTCTTCCCCATGGAGAGCCGCTGGCAGGGCGTCTATGGCCCCTTCTGGGACTTTGTTCGCGCCGGCTGCCCTGGGGACCTGCAGGAGGCCCTGCTGGGCTTCCATGTGCAGAGCTCGCGGGAGCTGCGCAAGTCCCAGGAGCACCTGTGCTGCGAGAG GACCCACCCCGAGGACCATGTGGGCAGAATGGAGGACATCCTGGAGGAGCTGCTTCAGCACCGGGAGCCCAAGGCCCTGCAGCAGTACCTCAGGAAG GCTCTGAGCAACTCTCTGCATCCCCTGGGAAAGCTGCTTCAGACTCTGATGCTGACCTTCCAGGCCACATACGCAGGCATTGGGGCCAACAAGCACCTGCAGGGGCTGGCGCAGGAGGAGGTGAAGCAGCACGCCCAGGAACTCTGGGCCGCCTACAG GGGTCTGCTGCAGGTTGCCTTACAGCGCAAGGGCCAGGCCCTAGAGGAAGATGAAGATGCTGAGACAAG GGACCTGCAGGTGCACAGATTAGTGCTACCCCTCATGCTGCCCAGCTTCTACTCGGAGCTCTTCACTCTCTACCTGCTTCTTCATGAAAGGGAGGACAGCCTCTACAGCCAGGGCATTGCCAACCTGAGCCTCTTCCCCGACACCAAGCTGCTTGAGTTCCTGGATGTGCAGAA GCacctgtggcccttcaaggaccTCACACTGACGAGCAATCAG AGACAAGTGCTTCCTGTCAGCCACAGAGTGTCTGCAGAAGATGAT CCATCCTGCTGCAGCACCACGGTGGACCCCCGGGAGAAGCTGGAGGTGCTGGAGAGGACATATGGGGAAATCGAGGCCACCGTGTCACGGGTGCTGGGCCAGGAGCACAAGCTGCCCATGGACGACCTGCTGCCGCTGCTCATCTACGTGGTGTCACGTGCCCA AATCCAGCACCTGGGGGCCGAGATCCACCTGATCCGTGATATGATGGACTCTACCCACACAGGAGGCCGGTATGACTTCCTGCTCACAGCGCTGGAG TCCTGTTACGAGCACATCCAGAAGGAGGACATGGGACTGCATCGCTTGCCCAGCCGCTGGAACTCCAGGGAGCTATGGTAG